A genomic window from Haliaeetus albicilla chromosome 10, bHalAlb1.1, whole genome shotgun sequence includes:
- the MLLT11 gene encoding protein AF1q — MLDTISSQYDSFIYWRMPIPRLDVAELEVLGLSDVALYKPKGGLGKLAGKQDQVSQDISKEEDSLLQFNSFNFWRAPIASISSLDFDLI, encoded by the coding sequence ATGCTGGACACCATCAGCAGCCAGTACGATTCCTTCATCTACTGGAGGATGCCGATCCCACGGCTGGATGTGGCGGAGCTGGAGGTGCTAGGGCTTAGTGACGTGGCCCTCTACAAACCCAAAGGAGGGCTGGGCAAGCTCGCTGGCAAGCAGGATCAGGTCAGCCAGGACATCTCCAAAGAAGAGGACAGTCTGCTGCAGTTCAACAGCTTTAATTTCTGGAGAGCTCCTATTGCCAGCATTAGCTCTTTAGATTTCGATCTAATTTGA
- the CDC42SE1 gene encoding CDC42 small effector protein 1: MSDFWHKLGCCVVEKPQPKKRRRRIDRSMIGEPMNFIHLTHIGSGDMAAGEGLPMTGAVQEMRSKGGRERQWSNSRVL, translated from the exons ATGAGCGACTTCTGGCACAAGTTGGGCTGCTGCGTCGTAGAGAAGCCACAGCCC aagaagaggaggagacgGATTGACCGCTCCATGATCGGCGAGCCCATGAACTTCATCCACCTGACACACATCGGCTCTGGCGACATGGCCGCAGGCGAAGGCCTGCCCATG ACCGGTGCCGTCCAGGAGATGAGGTCCAAGGGCGGACGGGAGCGACAGTGGAGCAACTCCCGGGTCTTGTAG
- the BNIPL gene encoding bcl-2/adenovirus E1B 19 kDa-interacting protein 2-like protein: MAVVMATGDSLDLSEEWQDEDFPGPLPEGCPGAGGAPQRMRRRLPALEWTESTERSPDASIDIDLDALETPSGSDSFEWEEELMHTWSFAKGAGSQRVPDMEDKQPEESVDLSAVEPYSGVLTHGGYHGEGFGAILLFAACHLPDNSIPQYGYVMENLLRYIVGTLERMVADRYVLVCLTGAAARGQIPSFGWMKRCYQAMDRRLRKNLQAVIIVHPTWYIKVLVTLSRPFLSPTFSGKVRFAASLRELSQLIPLEPTHVPEPVRRLEPSWDGSRDVIR; this comes from the exons ATGGCCGTGGTGATGGCCACTGGGGACAGCCTGGACCTGAGTGAGGAGTGGCAGGACGAGGACTTCCCTGG GCCCCTGCCGGAGGGgtgcccgggggccggcggtGCCCCGCAGCGCATGCGGAGGCGGCTGCCGGCGCTGGAGTGGACCGAGAGCACTGAGCGCTCACCGGACGCCAGCATCGACATCGACCTGGATGCGCTGGAGACGCCCTCGGGCAGCGACAGCTTCGAGTGGGAGG AGGAGCTGATGCACACCTGGAGCTTTGCCAAGGGGGCTGGCAGCCAGCGGGTGCCAGACATGGAGGACAAGCAGCCAGAGGAGAGTGTGGATCTGAGCGCAGTGGAGCCCTACAGCGGGGTCCTCACCCATGGGG GGTACCATGGTGAGGGCTTCGGTGCCATCCTGCTTTTCGCTGCCTGCCACCTCCCAGACAACAGCATCCCCCAGTACGGCTACGTGATGGAGAACCTGCTCAG GTACATTGTGGGCACCCTGGAGAGGATGGTGGCCGACCGCTACGTCCTGGTGTGCCTGACTGGGGCGGCAGCACGGGGACAGATCCCCTCCTTCGGCTGGATGAAACGGTGCTACCAGGCTATGGATCGGCG GCTCCGGAAGAACCTCCAGGCTGTGATCATTGTCCACCCCACCTGGTACATCAAGGTGCTTGTGACGCTCTCCCGGCCCTTTCTCAG CCCCACCTTCAGCGGCAAGGTCCGGTTCGCTGCCAGCCTTCGGGAGCTCTCCCAGCTCATCCCCTTGGAGCCCACGCATGTCCCCGAGCCCGTCCGGCG GCTGGAACCAAGCTGGGATGGCAGCCGGGATGTGATACGGTGA